The DNA sequence ataaaaatattttaaaaaaaagttataaaaaacagTAAAAGGTTAGCCTTGTTACATGTTATGTTTTTTGACCCGTTTTTTTGAGTGGTGATTCAACTCAGATTGATTCTTTTTTATGGGTCAAAGACTGTATAAGTTAAAACGAACCGGGCTGAACCGTTTTGCCACCATATTTGAAggtattatattttcatatactATATATTTCCATATActatatgtttctattttcCATATTTCCATAATGTATTATATCAAATGATATTATTCTTTGAATACATACAttacttattcaattttactctttaaccaataatattattttaaaataaactaattttaataaataattatttactaattttactgttaattttaaattgtatgtactcgtaataatacatatatttctatttactataaataaaacatataataaatcaaagccatatcttttaaataaatgctaaaatatattgattgttaaaatgtgaatttaaatgatttaaaaaatagaaaaataatatgaataatgtattatttataaaaagcaATATATAATTACTACTGCCATCAATAACAATAGGTTAATatacataatacataatatacagtatataatataatataatatataacattatataatatatgatatttaatatagataatttattttttgtgtttaaatatctaatttctacaaatatttttattgaacgctatgaaaaataatgttttatttaaaaaaattaagaaacttcTGCAAATAACACTTTAGCACGAATGAACaatgttaatataaatttccATCACAATATTAACTATAAACCATTGGGaacaatatatttgttattaaactAAATTCAAATGCAACCCACGtgatttttgtataaatctaaattttattttatttttaactcaatataattgtttataagacaacaTAATTGTATctgaaattattaaataataataagtgataattagtaatttaacaattaatattgaattgtgaatcaaattttattaattaatatatgatatattaaaaaggtaattcatgtttggtttttaaaaaatgtaattaaatttaattaatcaaaaaacaaattaatcatataaattaGTCTGTATAACTCTTAAtgttaatagtaataaaatataccTAATATTAATTAGTCATTACAAcgaattttttcattaaatataattaataatttgtgaatctctctctctctctctctctctctctctctctctctctatatatatatatatatatatatatatatatatatatatataatacaaatacaCATATTATACAAATTGAACTTGTTGGGAATATTTTAAACACGTGGTAGCTCCTAACACTTCTTTAATTCTCTCTTAAAAAAACTCGacaataaaaactaatatattattCGAGGCTTTGATAGCATTTTTGTATTCTACATTAAATTTAGAAGCGTCTCAACACTTTCTTaacataaatttagaaaattattagtaatactttaattatagtaataatgatatatatatatatatatatatatatatatatatatatatgtatgtataaatgGATTTccattattagtaatattttaatattttaattatagttataatattataaaataaaatgaattttttaaatctcaagaaaactaaacaataaaaacaaatatattattaaatttgataacatttttatGCTCTACAATAAATTTAGAATCATATCAACACTTTCTTAACTTAAATATGAAAGAttcttagtaatattttaattatagtaatataatggtatttataaaaatggttttccattattagtaatattttaatattttaaatatagttataatgatatatataaaaataatttttcattaatagtaaaatagataattcaaatgaataaaatttaaaaaaatatcgaTATTTTCTCaacataaaatttgataaattcttttgaaatgttgcgACCTTCAAGTTTATTCATaggatataaaaatatattcattacgaaatatatgttaattttattttcgtttatattgcattttatttttcttcccaTCCTTCTAACATGTTTTCGTTCCATTGCATATACAAAATCAATGTTAGAGTtatggataaaatatatttaacgaCTTTTGTGTTATTTGATAAAGATATCTCTACATTATTCAATGAATCATGTTATAAGATTTTTGAAACTAATGGTACATTCTTTAAATGCGTTTTTTACActtttctcatttatttatattctagaCCCTCATATTGAAAATTTGGAAGTTTGACATAATTTGTATTCTAGATACAAAAAATTAGATTACATTGTTGGAGATGAATTTGAGAATATGGAATATAAATCAACAAATGTAGAAACATCTCTATCGAATAGCACAAAAGTCGTTAAATCTGTTTCATCCATAACTCTAGTCTTGATTTTATATACGCAAgtaatggaaaaaaaaacatgttacaaaatGCTAATGAAAAGGAAGTGCAATGAGAATGAAATTATcatacattttgaaataaatatatttccatTAGTACAATAAAATGCTtcattaataatcaaattagtcaccaaaaattgttagtcattattaatggcggatcttgaccaacattgttgggggagccaaaataatacacccaaaatttatatatttaattatcgttattaatacaataaaaaaataaatacataattttgtataatgaacattaacaaaacaaaaaccacaaaggctttcattatattattatagtttattAGGGGTGGGCATAATATACTGAATTGTACTGATCCATGGTTAACTGCATTGTTTTATACTGAACAAAACTGAACTATTTGTAATTAAAACTGAACTTaactgtttttcagttcagtTTCAACAAACCAAACTTATATCAGTTAACCTATGTACGAACTAAACTGGGTGTCCCTTTCCTATTCTATATTAGAACAGTCTCCATTTCTTTTGTTTCAATCAGCACCAACTGTTACAGTAAAAAAACTTAGATTTTTATGTTTGAAAGCTAATAAACAAGGTTCAAAAAATACAGACAATGATAAACTTTAATGAGAAAAAGAACCAATTTGGATGCATGTTTTTTTTGCAAAGAAACCATTAAAGTTATTGACGTATTTGTTAAATATGGACTTCCTCTACAAATTAAAGAGTATTTGTTAAGCACCGATAGGATGTTAATATGTTTTtccatttctattttaaaaatatatatctttatttaaattcaagtCCATGTGAATAATAATTCAGCCCTtcttacatttatatatatatatatatatatatatatatatatatatatatatatatatatatatatatatttcttctatatttaaattcatcACTTGTATTTTACTTAAACATACATTTTATAATGTATTTACAACTAATAAGATGGGTATTAAGAcatgtttaaaagaaaaaaattaataaagttgtaAAATTAGTTTTCCTAAACACTTTCAAactttggtttaaaaatagtataatttagtttaaaagtagtatagtttgattcaaaattagtataatttagttcaaaaatagtatagtttggtttaaaaaatagtgtagttgaTTCAAAATCAGTACAATTCGATTCAAAACAGTGAAATTCAGTTCAAAACTAGTGCAATTTAGttcaaaatcaatgtaattcagttcaaaaacaGTCTAGTTAAATTCAAAAGTAAtgcagttcagttaaaaaatagttcaatccagttcaaaaatagtgcagttcattTCAAACTTAGTGCAATTCAcaaaacagttcagtttataacagttcagttcatattatagtgcagtgcagTCCAGTACAATtcagtttattagaaaaaaaaaacaatgcagTTCAGTTCGTCTGAATtgtttttcagttcagtgcagttcaggcgaactattttttagttcagtgcagttaTTGATAGTGCAGTGCAGTTCGGTATATTTTGTCCAGCCCTATagtttataatgttattaatgtaCATAGATTGATTCAACAAGTCTTCACAAACTTTCATTGCATTGTTATGCGGTGAGCAATGACTATCTCCAATGTGGTTGAGAAatgcacattttttttcttgcattaaCCTTTTCCGATGATCTAAAACCTTGTTTAGTAAACACATCTAACCTAGGACGACCATATAGCTTTGAACTGAATAGATAACATGCCAAACAATAAGCTCTATCATTAGTTGGGGAATACTCTAgccatgaaagaaaaattttaaaccaattagattgaaatctccttggatgttttttctttaaagataGTTTTCAAGTTGTATTTCATATGGATCCCATTTTAAATAAGCTCttctaatttcatctttttGGCTTATTGGATATTCCCATATTTGAAGAAGTTGTTTTGGATTACtttccaaataattaatatgaaactcctCACATATAATTCTTTGAACCTTAAGAAATGGCTCCTCTAACTGAAGAATTGGATCATCAATATCATGATTCAAAATATCTAAAGAAGTTGAATTTGTCGTGTTTTCATCTtcagatatatattatttttaatctattctttatcatttatatctattattcagccctttatcattttaaaaaaataaatatattcttttattctttatcaatataactattttaaaatacaattaagactaaaatataatttatcataatctaataaaaaattgagagacgtaCAAGGTAAAGGAAAAATtgatgataaattaaatttagttatagaaaaacacacaatataatattttttctcctatgttcataaaataaaaaattaatatataagattttcatgaaataaattaataaactaatatttcactatcaagtgagacaaaagagaattacctttttttctttttcaagaaTAGAAGAGAATAcatgagaaatgagagaaaaaaatatatcttttttttttcaaaaacaaaagaaagcaattataaacaaaatgttgtactttaaaaaaagcatttaatttattattaatttttaataataaaaaattgattactaaaatagtcattaatataaataaaaaattataattgatcactaaatttGTAGTGCATGTACTATAAATAAACTTGAAGGCCAGAAGAATTTCTgaaattttatgttaataaaatattgatattattttaaattttattgatttgaatttcaattatctattttaccgaaaattatttttatttttattaaaaaatgtaaaaattattattttgttaagatgattttatccttataaatattgttaaatggtatcattttttttccttttttttataaaagaatctCTCCTattttgtctttgttttttttaagataatacataattcttaaaatgttattaataaaaaaaagcgattataaaaaagaaaactttattttttaacttataatgacaaaatttactaatcaaatacattattatttttttctacatcTTATTTATGTCGGGTTCTTTTCCAGGCTGGTGAGGACAATTTCGATTTTCTGACATGCATGTTCTTCCTCCTTCGTTGTGGTAGCTTTTCTTTTGAATCTCCTTTTCGAGTCTCATCATGTTtttcgttttcattttttatcttcCTTCCAGTTACCCAAACTCACTACAAGAATcaccaaagtaaaaaaaaaaaagaaaaaaataacaaggtTCATGTATAATCTGTACACGTAATGTGCATGCCATTTTCCCTGCGGATCTCCTGTGCCTCCAAACAAAAATCTAGCTTTTTGTTCTCATCGCTGCCAAAGCTTTCTACTTTCTGGGCATTCCCTTTTAGCTGAACCGGTGACAAAGATTATGGCTTACGAAACCATCACAATTCACGACTCCAGCTAATTTTCTTCAACGCAAAACAAGTGTGGCAAATATTATACACGTCTTCCCAATTTCAGACCAAAAAATAAACCGTGGCAGAAAAAAAATCgattaattcaataaattaagGAACAAATTCAAACAGAATCCACAGCAGCCGGCGGCGGAAAGGGCGCAGCAGCTGATGTTCCTGCGCCGCCGTTATTGGCCACCCTTGGCGACCTAACGGAAGAGGCCCTCACTAAGAAGGGCGGCGCCATAGTGAAAACCCAGCGGTCGGACTTAAAGCCCTGGTCCAACCGCCGCGAAGACCTCCCTCTGCTACTTCCCTCGCCGGTTCGATATCCACGCCGCGAACTACCTTCCCTTGGCAACATAACCAAGCTTCTCGCTCGATGAAGTTCCGGGTTGAGAAGTATCTGTTTTCTAACTTCCTCGGGAAGCCTCAAGGTGAACCGCTCAGTGTCCTCGCCGGGTTGAATCAGCGAATGACCGGTCGAGTGAGAGCGGGGGAACCGGCGGGGGCGGCCCGACCGGGAGCCTCTAGTGCGGTTCCGGTTCAGCGTCTGGTTTAGGCTGAGCAATTGAGGGGGTTCAGAGGAAATTGGAAGCTTAGGCTCTTGCTGCTGTTCGGGAAGAGGCTCGACGGCGTCGTCGTGGGCCTCGGGTTGGGCTTCGGATTGGTCCTCGATGTCGTTCGGAGCATTGAGAACTGGAATTCCCCTGACGGAGTCTCCGGGCTCGGGGACGAGGTTGGCGCGGCAAACGGGGCAAGTAGTGTGGGAGGCGAGCCACTCGTCGATGCACTCCGGGTGGAACACGTGATCGCACTTGGGGATCAAACGCAGCGTTTCGGTGTCTTCGAACTCGTTTAAGCACACCGCGCACTCCAGCGTCCCCTTTCCAAGCTTGTGGATCTTCACCACGGAGTACTCGAGCGTGGGGAACGTGTCGATGACCGCCTGGTCGAGGCCGCGGCGGGGGCGGGCGGTGGCTCCGGTGAGGTTGCGGATGCTGGCGGAGGGGGTGTCGGCGCAGTGGCGGATGTAGATGGAGAAGAAGCCCATGAGGAAGACGGCGGCGATGAGGATGACGATTATGATGGCCATGGAAGGGCTGAAGCGGTTGTAATACGATTCGTTTTGGTTGTTAGGAGATTGTGCAGCCGCAAGAGGAACGATGAGGAGGAGGAGAAAAAGGTAAATTCCTCCATTTTCTCTAGAGCCACTTGAGTTCTTCATTTGGCTCACTGTGTAGAGGAAGGTGAAACtctagagagagaagaaaaaaaaaagggtatgAGATTTTataaagtgaagaagaaaaagaggaagCGCTTATAAATGATTCGTTTTTGTTGAGTGATGAAGGGGAAGAGAAGGTTCATAGGTTATGAAGTCTTGGTTGAAGTTACATCGGATTTTGGTCAGAGACGGTGTTCCACAGTAACAATATAATTCGTGTAATCACCCCAGAAACTTCCAAACTAAATCATATCATTTTCTAActgccttttttttcttcatttttttataaaatattactttctgtttttatttagtCAACTATTTCATTCCATCTTACACACGCgtctctctctttttcctcgCTCCTTACATAATCTATTACGTTTCTTCTGTAACTATTCAAGGAAAAaagtaatgtattttttatttttaatttcacatcTATTCAACTCTTCACCACCTCGACTAATATCAATTACTTCTGTCTATGTATTGAATGAGATTCTCGAATATATAGCTTTATCATGATTTTCTAATGTTAATAATACATGTAAACACCaccaaaaaaaatgttaccaattttaaaaagaatacaaaatacattaattttttccCTAAATGAtgtattaattataacttttgtaCTATATTCAACCATgttaaacaacaaaaacaacgaaatagttttttttttattctttcttttcactcACACTGTCTAAAATGCATATTCTCATTaatcaaaactgaaaaataatattattttatttttttgcatgAAGAAGCACGTCCCTGGCCAtgcaaaataagtaaaaaaatgattttgtggCATTTGTAGCACAACCACGTTGAACTCCACTACACTCCAATTCTGAGGATTTTGTCGTTTAGAGTTAAGGGAAAGTGAGAAAAACTCAAAGGATTTCTCTCATTTGGAATTTTATGAAACTGTTGGTTTTCTTGTACCTTGAAATCTCGCAATCAATTATATGTTTGGATAGATAAATTTCAAACTAAACCAAATGTTATGAAGGAAAATATAACTAAATGAGAACCTCTAGActtcccaatttttttatataaagatCATTTGTCTGTCATGTTTTGTAGTATCAATAAGTAGTTGACTTTTATAACAATGAAACATTTACACCATTATGTCTTTTacacatatatttaatattgaatgGAGGATATTAATGTTAcacagaaaaatattaaaattaataaatataacttataATGTGTTTgtttgaatataatttaatgtaatatatagtaataacaattgtaataaatgtataataatattaacatttgttagtaaatacaaattaaaagattaactATTGTGTATTTATTAGATATTCATAAATAGCATACACTAACATAATATCAATAAGTacatataaaaacaatattataattaatattaaaggatat is a window from the Vigna unguiculata cultivar IT97K-499-35 chromosome 7, ASM411807v1, whole genome shotgun sequence genome containing:
- the LOC114192535 gene encoding E3 ubiquitin-protein ligase ATL6, coding for MKNSSGSRENGGIYLFLLLLIVPLAAAQSPNNQNESYYNRFSPSMAIIIVILIAAVFLMGFFSIYIRHCADTPSASIRNLTGATARPRRGLDQAVIDTFPTLEYSVVKIHKLGKGTLECAVCLNEFEDTETLRLIPKCDHVFHPECIDEWLASHTTCPVCRANLVPEPGDSVRGIPVLNAPNDIEDQSEAQPEAHDDAVEPLPEQQQEPKLPISSEPPQLLSLNQTLNRNRTRGSRSGRPRRFPRSHSTGHSLIQPGEDTERFTLRLPEEVRKQILLNPELHRARSLVMLPREGSSRRGYRTGEGSSRGRSSRRLDQGFKSDRWVFTMAPPFLVRASSVRSPRVANNGGAGTSAAAPFPPPAAVDSV